The Streptomyces collinus DNA segment CACCTGCGCGCCGGGCCCGGTCGTGACGACGACTTCGCCGGGCGATGTGGGGGCGCGTCCGGAGGTGAGACGGTACGGCGTGGCCGCGGCGACGGCCCACGAGTGGCCCACGAGCGCGGTGTCCGCACCGACCCGCCGGTCCGCGTCCGGCACCGAGACGGGGAACGTACGGTCCTCGGCGACCGGGCCCACCGTGGCCAGCTCGGCGGCCAGCTTCTCCGGCACGGCACGGGGGTTGGTCAGCGTCGACGTCCGCACCCCGATCGGGGTGTCGGCCTTCACCTCGTCCGTGCCCTGCACCACGACCCGCGCCTCGGCGAACCGTTCGGTGCCCCGCTCCGGCGCGTCGAACGTCGCCGCGAGCGCGAGGCCGGTGGTGGCGATGAGGCCGACCCCGAGCGCGAGCGCGACGAACGAGCCGACGAACGTGACCCAGCGGGTGCGCATCCCGCGCAGCGCGAGACTCAGCACGACGCCACCGCCGAGGCCTTCGCCGGGACGGCGCTCATGGCGGTCATCCGCTGGGCGACCTGCTCCGCCGTCGGCGCGTACAGCTCGCCCTGGACCGTGCCGTCGGCGAGGAAGAGCACCCGGTCCGCGTAGGAGGCGGCGACCGGGTCGTGCGTCACCATGATCACCGTCTGGCCGCGGTCGACCATCGTCCGCAGCAGCGTCAGCACCTCGCGGCTCGTGGTGGAGTCCAGGGCGCCCGTCGGCTCGTCGCCGAACAGCACCTCCGGCTTGGTGACCAGGGCGCGGGCGAGCGCCACGCGTTGCTGCTGGCCGCCCGACATCTCGCTGGGCCGGTGCCCGGCGCGCTCGCGCAGGCCGACCTGCTCCAGGACGTTCAGGACCTCGGACCGCCTGGGGCGGCGGCCCGCGAGCCGCAGCGGCAGCCCGACGTTCTGCTCGGCGCTCAGCGCGGGCAGCAGGTTGAAGGCCTGGAAGACGAACCCGATGCGCCGCCGGCGCAGCAGCGTCAGCTTCTTCTCACTCAGCCGGGTCAGATCGGTCTCCCCGAGGAAGACCTGGCCCCCGGTCGGCCGGTCGAGCCCCGCGGTGCACTGCAACAGGGTCGACTTGCCGGAGCCCGAGGGGCCCATGACGGCGGTGAAGGTACCCCGCGGGATGTCGAGGCTGACCTGGTCGAGGGCGGTGACCGCGTTGTCGCCGGTCCCGTAGGACCGGGTCACGGAGCGGAGCCGGACGGCTGCTTGATTCATGGTGTCCACTCAATCGGGCCCGCTCGACGGTGACATCGCAGCGGGACGGAGTCTTGGGGGTGGAGGTAGCTCCACCCTCCTGTGCACGATGGCTGGACCCGGCACGGAAAGGCAGAGCACAGGGCTGCAAGAACCTGCACCGGCAGCGTCCTGCCCGCGCCCGCCCCGCCCGCGGGCCCGCGCGCGACGGATCATGGCGGGACCGGGGCCCGTCAGGGGCCGTGCCACGACAGGGCGAGGGTGGATTCGTATGGGCGTCGCAGGAGCAAGGGGCGTTGCGGGGGCGGGTGCGGGGATCAGGAGCCGCTGGTTCCGGCGCTACCCGGCCACGGACGGGAGCGTGCGGCTGCGCCTCGTCGGCTTCCCGCACGCGGGCGGCACGGCGACCCTCTTCCACGGCTGGGCGGCCCGCCTGCCGGGCGGCGTGGAACTGCTCGCCACCCAGTACCCCGGCCGTCAGGAACGGCTCGCCGAGCCCTGCGCCGAGTCCATGGCGGAGCTCGCCGACCGCATCACCGACGCCCTCGAAGACGTCCTCGGGCCCGGACTCGGCGCCCCCCTCGCCCTGTTCGGGCACAGCCTCGGCTCCGCCGTCGCCTACGAGGTGGCACGCCGCCTCGACGAGCGGCACGGCATCGTGCCCGAGCGCGTCGTCGTCTCCGGGCGCGGCGCCCCGCACACCGAACGCGGCGGCGCCCTCCACCTCCTCGACGACGACGCTCTGATCGCCTCGGCCCGGGGCCTGGGGGACCTCGGCTCCGCCGTCTACGACGACCCCGACCTGCGCCCCCTGCTGCTGCCGTCGCTGCGCGGCGACTTCCGCCTCATCGAGTCCTACCGGCCCGTGGCGCCGGCGCCCCTGCGCGCACCGATCACGGCGGTCGGCGGCGTGGACGACCCGGGCTGCTCCCAGGCCGACCTGCTGTCCTGGCGGCCCCTGACCACATCCACGTACGAGCACCAGGTCTTCCCCGGCGACCACTTCTACCTCGTACCGCACGAGGCGGAACTCCTGGCGTATCTCAACCGGCGGTGGTGAGCGGGGCGTTCGCCTGGGCCTTCCTGCTGCTGAGGTACGAGAGCAGCATCGGCAGGGAACTGGTCAGCAGCAGCACGGCGCCGCCGGCGGCGAGCACCCCGGAGCCGCCCCACTTCTGCCAGGAGCCGCCCGCGATCATCCCGACCGCCACACAGCTGGGCGCCCACAGCAGGCTGCCGAGCAGGGACAGGCCGAGGAAGCGGGTCCAGGGCACGCCGACGGCGCCGCACATCACCGGCACCAGCGTGCGCAGCACCGCGTTGAACCGGCCGAGCAGCACCGCCCGCGCGCTGTAGGCGCCGACGGTGTGCAGCGCCGCGCGGTAGCCGGGAGAGCCGGTCACCCGGGCCGGCAGGTTCGCGACGAGCCGGGGCCCCCACCGGCGCCCCACCAGATGACCGATCACATTGCCCGCCAGCGCGCCGAGCACCGCCATCGCGATCGCGGCGGGGAGCGGCAGCGCGCCGTGGTGGGCGAGCACGCCGCTCGCCATCAAGGCGGTCTGCGAAGGGAACAGCATGCCGAGCAGAGGGAGCGCGGGCTCCGCCATGGGAAGCAGGAAGACGATCAGCAGCGTCAGCCACACGGGCACAGCCGCCAACTGTCCCTGGATCCAGCCCATTTCGGTCCTCTCGCAGTGCCGTCACCCCGTCGTCCGGAGCCCTTACAGCAGACCGCGCGGGGGCGCCCCGGCACATCGCAGGCAGGCCCAGTCCTGGCCGGTAGCCCGTGCCCACCCCGATGGTGGAGCTAGCTGGGTGGTCCGGGCCGGAAAGGTCTCATAACGTGCGGCGCATGCACCCCCCGACGATCTGGACCCGGCTCCATCTGCGCCACTACGTACGCAGCGGCTGGCCCTGGCGCGCCGCGCTGTACCTGCTCAGCAGTGCGGTCCTCGGCCTGATCACCCTGCTCACGCTCGTGCTGCTCGCCGTCGCGGGCAGCGTGCTCACCGTGGTCGTCGTCGGCCTTCCGCTGCTGCTGGTCCTCGTCCTCACCGGGGTGCCGCTGGCCTCGGTCGAGCGCAGCCGGCTGCGTCTGATCGACAGCGAGCCGCTCGCCGATCCGCACCGCGAACCCGACCGCACCGGCCTCACCGCCTGGCTGCGCACCCGGCTCCAGGAACGCGCCACCTGGCGCGAGCTGGGTTACGCGGTGCTCTTCGGCTTCCTGCTGTGGCCCCTCGAAGCGCTGGTCGTGGGCTCCGTCCTCCTCGTGTGCGGCGGGCTGCTCGCGACGCCGGTGATGCTGGCGGTCGACGGCGAGGAGGCGCGGGTCCTCAAGATGTGGATCGTGGACAGCTGGCCCGGGGCGCTCGCGGCGGCGCTCGCCGGGCTGCTGCTGATGCCCGTCTTCGCCTACCCGCTCGGTGCGATCGCCGCGGGCCGGGCCGCCCTGAC contains these protein-coding regions:
- a CDS encoding DedA family protein, giving the protein MGWIQGQLAAVPVWLTLLIVFLLPMAEPALPLLGMLFPSQTALMASGVLAHHGALPLPAAIAMAVLGALAGNVIGHLVGRRWGPRLVANLPARVTGSPGYRAALHTVGAYSARAVLLGRFNAVLRTLVPVMCGAVGVPWTRFLGLSLLGSLLWAPSCVAVGMIAGGSWQKWGGSGVLAAGGAVLLLTSSLPMLLSYLSSRKAQANAPLTTAG
- a CDS encoding ABC transporter ATP-binding protein; this encodes MNQAAVRLRSVTRSYGTGDNAVTALDQVSLDIPRGTFTAVMGPSGSGKSTLLQCTAGLDRPTGGQVFLGETDLTRLSEKKLTLLRRRRIGFVFQAFNLLPALSAEQNVGLPLRLAGRRPRRSEVLNVLEQVGLRERAGHRPSEMSGGQQQRVALARALVTKPEVLFGDEPTGALDSTTSREVLTLLRTMVDRGQTVIMVTHDPVAASYADRVLFLADGTVQGELYAPTAEQVAQRMTAMSAVPAKASAVASC
- a CDS encoding thioesterase II family protein, with product MGVAGARGVAGAGAGIRSRWFRRYPATDGSVRLRLVGFPHAGGTATLFHGWAARLPGGVELLATQYPGRQERLAEPCAESMAELADRITDALEDVLGPGLGAPLALFGHSLGSAVAYEVARRLDERHGIVPERVVVSGRGAPHTERGGALHLLDDDALIASARGLGDLGSAVYDDPDLRPLLLPSLRGDFRLIESYRPVAPAPLRAPITAVGGVDDPGCSQADLLSWRPLTTSTYEHQVFPGDHFYLVPHEAELLAYLNRRW